One Natrinema salaciae genomic region harbors:
- a CDS encoding HEAT repeat domain-containing protein has protein sequence MPTQVPDDEPILETARNEPENVDIDRVVALLDADQGQVRNVALRCLLLVANDDADRVAAIADRVIDCLDDEFSVAGSTATAVLGTIAADRPDAVRPALPTLVETLDEHPPRTGYRAARALGPLLESDPAGFVPEADRLLDVLVDPPTVWAPDATELQDVPEERRASIANLLASRRDEIAKDEARTRGIREFAAHALVEVTALEPDAIADRIDELAPALSNDPPLARAATIDAVANVAKADPTVVEPAIGPLIDRLEDDAEFVRAHAVRALGFAEATDAVGPLRDVADDGDGELGELAADTADWLAESS, from the coding sequence ATGCCCACACAGGTTCCGGACGACGAGCCTATCCTCGAGACTGCACGGAACGAGCCCGAAAACGTCGATATCGACAGGGTCGTCGCGCTGCTCGACGCCGACCAGGGGCAGGTCCGCAACGTTGCGTTGCGGTGTCTACTCCTCGTCGCGAACGACGACGCCGACCGCGTGGCGGCGATCGCCGACCGCGTCATCGACTGTCTGGACGACGAGTTTTCCGTGGCGGGGAGCACCGCCACTGCCGTCCTCGGGACGATCGCGGCCGACCGTCCCGACGCGGTCCGGCCGGCGCTCCCGACGCTGGTCGAGACGCTCGACGAGCACCCGCCACGAACCGGCTACAGGGCGGCACGGGCGCTGGGGCCGTTGCTCGAGTCGGATCCGGCCGGGTTCGTGCCGGAGGCGGATCGGCTCCTCGACGTGCTGGTCGATCCGCCGACGGTGTGGGCACCCGATGCGACGGAACTGCAGGACGTTCCCGAGGAACGGCGAGCGTCGATCGCGAACCTGCTGGCGTCCCGACGCGACGAGATCGCGAAAGACGAGGCGCGAACGAGGGGGATACGGGAGTTCGCGGCGCACGCGCTGGTCGAAGTCACGGCGCTCGAGCCCGACGCGATCGCCGACCGGATCGACGAACTCGCGCCCGCCCTCTCGAACGACCCGCCCCTCGCTCGCGCGGCGACGATCGACGCGGTCGCGAACGTCGCCAAAGCCGATCCGACAGTCGTCGAGCCGGCGATCGGCCCGTTGATCGACCGACTCGAGGACGACGCCGAGTTCGTCCGCGCACACGCGGTCCGTGCGCTGGGCTTCGCCGAGGCGACGGACGCGGTCGGACCGCTTCGAGACGTGGCCGATGACGGCGACGGTGAGCTCGGTGAACTGGCCGCGGACACCGCCGATTGGCTCGCCGAGTCGTCCTGA
- a CDS encoding ABC transporter substrate-binding protein: protein MVRSQTSGDYSDIVSRREFVSLTGATGVAAVAGCLGGGSGDDGNWFVGTQADFPASNYHWNPLVGWEIPHDEFGLFAQWTQYLVDDDEFHPHLVREWTHDDGELTLTLSEEFTWGSGDDVTAEDLVFQLEVLEAADQPVWQFIDDVEATGDYELTVSYPEGTNPDLIEYALLPERAAYSPATFEGENWEEDPAGIEIDEPDPSGPIALTEHNDTYSQTEPRDGLDDYADHHLADRYNWDGYRVEFRDGNNSAHESLINGETDGQHSLFAPPEVLEQFPDDIHEFRVPGGFGMAIWFDHDEEPWDQRAVRQALYHSIDREGVIGTIGESTKVSHHPAPTGLTWASVDDWLGSTEPDGFTVYEYDPDRAEELLDEAGYEMGEIGIELTYPQTWSDWADAARIIVDHLNQAGWDASTDPRSEGPGSYAGSGPDLFVDQHTEGGAPRMNHPYFSLDYILRNRLRDTDGHFANYPSEVDLDGETIDIETELDTLATTTDESEQREIVERLARVVNEDVPCIYVMEKYEQSFVNGDRFEIPDDSPHCYSYWPMWWLPKVDESLEGYDTPGLMKFDD, encoded by the coding sequence ATGGTTCGCAGCCAAACAAGTGGGGACTATAGCGATATAGTATCCCGAAGAGAATTCGTATCGCTCACGGGTGCGACTGGTGTCGCTGCGGTCGCCGGCTGTCTCGGCGGCGGTAGTGGTGATGACGGCAACTGGTTCGTCGGTACCCAGGCCGACTTTCCGGCCAGCAACTATCACTGGAACCCTCTCGTCGGCTGGGAGATTCCGCACGACGAGTTCGGGCTGTTCGCCCAGTGGACCCAGTATCTGGTCGACGACGACGAGTTCCACCCGCACCTCGTTCGCGAGTGGACACACGACGACGGCGAACTGACGCTCACGCTCTCCGAGGAGTTCACGTGGGGCAGCGGTGACGACGTCACCGCCGAGGACCTCGTCTTCCAGCTCGAGGTCCTCGAGGCGGCCGATCAGCCGGTCTGGCAGTTCATCGACGACGTCGAAGCGACCGGCGACTACGAGCTGACGGTCTCCTATCCCGAGGGAACGAACCCGGACCTCATCGAGTACGCGCTGTTGCCCGAACGGGCGGCGTACTCGCCGGCAACCTTCGAGGGCGAGAACTGGGAGGAGGATCCCGCAGGTATCGAAATCGACGAACCCGATCCGTCGGGGCCGATCGCGCTGACGGAACACAACGACACGTACTCACAGACCGAGCCCCGCGACGGACTCGACGACTACGCCGATCACCACCTGGCCGACCGGTACAACTGGGACGGCTACCGGGTCGAGTTCCGCGACGGGAACAACAGCGCCCACGAGTCGCTGATCAACGGCGAAACCGACGGGCAACACAGCCTGTTCGCTCCCCCGGAGGTTCTCGAACAGTTCCCGGACGACATCCACGAGTTCCGCGTTCCCGGGGGCTTCGGGATGGCTATCTGGTTCGATCACGACGAGGAGCCCTGGGACCAGCGGGCGGTCAGACAGGCGCTGTACCACTCGATCGATCGCGAGGGGGTGATCGGAACGATCGGTGAGAGCACGAAGGTCAGCCACCATCCCGCACCGACCGGACTCACGTGGGCCAGCGTTGACGACTGGCTCGGCTCCACCGAGCCGGACGGGTTCACCGTCTACGAGTACGATCCCGACCGCGCCGAAGAACTGCTCGACGAGGCCGGCTACGAGATGGGCGAGATCGGGATCGAGCTGACGTACCCGCAGACCTGGTCCGACTGGGCGGACGCGGCCAGAATCATCGTCGACCACCTCAATCAAGCCGGCTGGGACGCGTCGACCGATCCCCGATCCGAAGGGCCGGGGAGCTACGCGGGGTCCGGTCCCGACCTCTTCGTCGACCAGCACACGGAGGGGGGTGCGCCGCGCATGAACCACCCGTACTTCTCGCTGGATTACATTCTTCGCAACCGGCTGCGCGATACCGACGGTCACTTCGCGAACTACCCGTCCGAGGTCGACCTCGACGGGGAGACGATCGATATCGAAACGGAACTGGACACGCTCGCGACGACGACGGACGAATCCGAGCAACGGGAGATCGTCGAACGGTTGGCTCGTGTCGTCAACGAGGACGTGCCCTGTATCTACGTCATGGAGAAGTACGAGCAGTCGTTCGTCAACGGCGATCGGTTCGAGATCCCCGACGACTCGCCGCACTGTTACTCCTACTGGCCGATGTGGTGGCTCCCGAAGGTCGACGAGAGCCTCGAGGGGTACGACACGCCCGGCCTGATGAAGTTCGACGACTGA
- a CDS encoding ABC transporter permease: MNWYLKRTGQALFTLWAVVTIAFVLAWNVPGSLVDHMVDRIVQNSNIDPEVVRQSIESRLMFDPDASVVEAYVTYMSALLDGNLGYSFVAGQDVTATLSEAVPWTLLVMSLATLGMFAVSLALGAIMAYREGSWFDLVNTFVGIVTTSIPYFVAAFLLILWVGHSDAPILELFPPRGRQPPRVDPGFTLAFVGGALRHATLPALSYIVTGYGLLALSMRGNSIQTLGEDYVRVAELRGLSSRRIALRYVGRNAILPLYTSLLLSIGFMLGSSVVLEQIFQYHGVGYWMYEAIDANDIPLMMGTFIVITVCVVIATFVADMTYSMLDPRIKSGEQGEAY; the protein is encoded by the coding sequence ATGAACTGGTATCTCAAGCGGACCGGACAAGCACTGTTCACGCTCTGGGCGGTCGTGACGATCGCGTTTGTCCTGGCGTGGAACGTTCCAGGATCCCTGGTCGATCACATGGTCGACCGGATCGTCCAGAACAGTAACATCGACCCGGAGGTCGTGCGGCAATCGATCGAGAGCCGGCTCATGTTCGACCCGGACGCGTCGGTGGTCGAGGCGTACGTGACGTACATGTCGGCACTGCTCGACGGCAACCTCGGTTACTCCTTCGTGGCCGGTCAGGACGTCACCGCGACGCTCTCCGAGGCCGTCCCCTGGACGCTCCTCGTGATGTCGCTCGCGACCCTCGGGATGTTCGCCGTCTCCCTGGCGCTCGGCGCGATCATGGCCTACCGGGAAGGATCGTGGTTCGACCTCGTGAACACATTCGTGGGGATCGTCACGACCTCGATACCCTACTTCGTCGCCGCGTTCCTGTTGATCCTCTGGGTCGGCCACAGCGACGCGCCGATCCTCGAGCTGTTCCCGCCGCGCGGACGGCAGCCGCCGCGAGTCGACCCCGGCTTCACCCTCGCGTTCGTCGGGGGGGCGCTCAGACACGCGACGCTGCCGGCGCTGTCGTATATCGTCACCGGCTACGGACTGCTCGCCCTCTCGATGCGGGGCAACAGCATCCAGACCCTCGGGGAGGACTACGTCAGGGTCGCCGAACTTCGCGGCCTCTCCTCGCGACGGATCGCGCTCCGATACGTCGGACGCAACGCCATCCTCCCCCTCTACACCAGCCTGTTGCTCTCGATCGGGTTCATGCTGGGATCGTCGGTGGTGCTCGAGCAGATCTTCCAGTACCACGGCGTCGGCTACTGGATGTACGAAGCGATAGACGCCAACGACATCCCACTGATGATGGGCACGTTCATCGTCATCACGGTGTGCGTGGTGATCGCCACGTTCGTTGCGGACATGACCTACAGTATGCTGGATCCGCGGATCAAATCGGGTGAGCAAGGTGAAGCGTACTGA
- a CDS encoding ABC transporter permease: MKRTEDGRGDADGDRRTDGGSGGMFGDSAATVVTRRQRARETVDESVVAPFKVAWSDWRTKVALIILGGFVATAVLVWLHQAGYTLLNDVLRVVGSPWELEAPRSPVGVDEERRSVRPFRNWQHPFGTFDNGVDILSAILWATPSMLQMVLAGGVFSTMMATVVGTVSGYKGGTVESVLNTIVDIAMSIPGLPLVVVLVAIIQPSSPYVVGILITINIWAGLARTIHSQVLSLREKSYVEASRTMGISTPQIIRKDILPNLMPYITVNFVYAARRVIYDSIALYYLGLLGGGMAENWGVMLDWAYNLYNALTVSGKAYMLVAPMVPIVLLSMALILLSQGTDRLFNPRVRTRHAGETVREDDTDHEVNPPA; encoded by the coding sequence GTGAAGCGTACTGAGGACGGTCGCGGCGACGCGGACGGCGACCGTCGCACCGACGGCGGCTCCGGCGGCATGTTCGGCGACTCGGCGGCCACGGTCGTCACCCGTCGCCAGCGCGCTCGGGAAACCGTCGACGAGTCGGTCGTCGCCCCGTTCAAAGTGGCGTGGTCGGACTGGCGAACGAAAGTCGCGCTGATCATCCTCGGCGGATTCGTCGCGACAGCCGTCCTCGTCTGGCTCCACCAAGCCGGTTACACTCTGCTGAACGACGTGCTTCGGGTCGTCGGCTCCCCCTGGGAACTCGAAGCGCCGCGGAGTCCGGTCGGGGTCGACGAGGAACGGCGCAGCGTGCGGCCGTTCCGGAACTGGCAGCACCCCTTCGGCACGTTCGACAACGGCGTCGACATCCTCTCGGCCATCCTCTGGGCGACGCCCAGCATGTTGCAGATGGTCCTCGCCGGCGGCGTCTTCTCGACGATGATGGCCACGGTGGTCGGAACCGTCTCCGGCTACAAGGGCGGGACCGTCGAGTCCGTCTTGAACACGATCGTCGACATCGCGATGTCGATCCCCGGCCTGCCGCTGGTCGTCGTGCTCGTCGCGATCATCCAGCCGTCGTCGCCGTACGTCGTCGGAATTCTCATCACGATCAACATCTGGGCCGGCCTCGCGCGGACGATCCACTCGCAGGTGCTGTCCCTGCGCGAGAAGTCCTACGTCGAGGCCTCGCGCACGATGGGGATCTCCACCCCGCAGATCATCCGGAAGGACATCCTGCCGAACCTGATGCCGTACATCACCGTCAACTTCGTCTACGCGGCCCGACGGGTCATCTACGACAGCATCGCGCTGTACTACCTGGGGCTGCTCGGCGGCGGGATGGCCGAGAACTGGGGCGTGATGCTCGACTGGGCGTACAACCTGTACAACGCCCTCACCGTCTCGGGCAAGGCGTACATGCTCGTCGCCCCGATGGTTCCGATCGTCCTGTTGTCGATGGCACTGATCCTCCTCTCACAGGGGACTGACAGGCTGTTCAACCCGCGCGTCCGAACGCGCCACGCGGGCGAGACAGTCCGGGAAGACGACACCGACCACGAAGTCAATCCACCGGCCTGA
- a CDS encoding ABC transporter ATP-binding protein, translating into MTEQETQSTRTTHGTDSTDSTSDRIIEIRDARVSFEMERGVSRVLDDVDLDVQRGEILGVVGESGSGKSMLASAMLDAVVDPGVLSGDITYYPDDGDPVGVLGLSDRQLKRLRWEQISMVFQGAMSSFNPTMGVREHFVETLEAHDDDVEAGMERARELLSDLYLEPERILDSYPHELSGGMQQRALIALSLVLEPDVLVMDEPTAALDLLMQRSILSLLENLREKYDLTMVFITHDLPLVAELADRIAVMYAFELIEMGPTDEILRHAAHPYTRALLNATPNLDAPLEEMQSIEGAAPDPVDVPQGCTYGPRCPLADETCVADEPAFTRAGPDHDVACFHWEDAAEAVPFTGERLDEDPGASITEERR; encoded by the coding sequence ATGACCGAGCAAGAGACACAATCCACGCGGACGACACACGGCACAGACAGTACGGACAGTACGAGCGACCGAATCATCGAGATCCGCGACGCCCGGGTCTCCTTCGAGATGGAGCGGGGCGTCTCCCGCGTTCTGGACGATGTCGACCTCGACGTCCAGCGCGGCGAGATCCTCGGCGTCGTCGGGGAGAGCGGCAGCGGCAAGTCGATGCTCGCGTCCGCGATGCTCGACGCGGTGGTCGACCCCGGCGTCCTCTCCGGCGACATCACCTACTACCCCGACGACGGCGACCCCGTCGGCGTCCTCGGGCTCAGCGATCGACAGCTGAAACGGCTGCGCTGGGAGCAGATCTCCATGGTGTTCCAGGGCGCGATGAGCTCGTTCAACCCGACGATGGGCGTCCGCGAACACTTCGTCGAGACCCTCGAGGCCCACGACGACGACGTCGAGGCGGGGATGGAGCGGGCGCGGGAACTGCTCTCGGACCTCTACCTCGAGCCCGAGCGCATCCTCGATTCCTACCCGCACGAACTCAGCGGCGGCATGCAACAGCGGGCGCTGATCGCCCTGTCGCTGGTCCTCGAGCCGGACGTGCTCGTGATGGACGAGCCGACGGCGGCGCTGGACCTGCTGATGCAGCGGTCGATCCTCTCCCTGCTCGAGAACCTCCGGGAGAAGTACGATTTGACGATGGTGTTCATCACGCACGATCTGCCGCTGGTCGCCGAACTCGCGGATCGGATCGCCGTGATGTACGCCTTCGAACTGATCGAGATGGGGCCGACCGACGAGATCCTCCGGCACGCCGCCCACCCCTACACGCGGGCGCTGTTGAACGCGACGCCGAACCTCGACGCGCCGCTCGAAGAGATGCAGTCGATCGAGGGAGCCGCGCCGGACCCGGTGGACGTCCCGCAGGGATGTACGTACGGCCCGCGGTGTCCGCTTGCCGACGAGACCTGCGTCGCCGACGAGCCGGCGTTCACGCGGGCCGGTCCGGACCACGACGTCGCGTGTTTCCACTGGGAAGACGCGGCCGAGGCGGTCCCCTTCACCGGCGAGAGGCTCGACGAGGACCCGGGGGCGTCGATCACGGAGGAGCGCCGATGA
- a CDS encoding ABC transporter ATP-binding protein — MSGAPLVSLEECEVHFEESQGLFDFGDPEVVRAVDGVSLDIEENDVIALVGESGCGKTTLGKTTIGLQRPTGGSVRYRGQDIWDAKDGRGNVDIPYDEIRRSLQIIHQDPGSALNPNRRVMKILEAPLKRWQSGMSAGDRRREVRSMLERVGMTPPDDYAGRYPHQLSGGEQQRVALVRALLMDPDLILADEAISALDVSLRVEMMDLLLELQGQFDTSFVFVSHDLSNARYLAAHAGGRIGVMYLGQLVEIGPAEQVINNPKHPYTKVLRWATPDLHAGTDAAEPPVRTIDVPDPTDPPSGCRFHTRCPEAREACRRASPAPVDAGSDHEVACFRELDDHEYWSTPSLTGADEPTDGPSASSD; from the coding sequence ATGAGCGGGGCCCCGCTCGTCTCGCTCGAGGAGTGCGAGGTCCACTTCGAGGAGAGCCAGGGCCTGTTCGACTTCGGCGACCCCGAAGTCGTCAGGGCCGTCGACGGCGTCTCGCTCGACATCGAGGAAAACGACGTCATCGCCCTCGTCGGGGAGTCCGGCTGCGGGAAGACCACGCTCGGGAAGACGACGATCGGGCTCCAGCGGCCGACCGGCGGGAGCGTCCGCTATCGCGGCCAGGACATCTGGGACGCGAAGGACGGCCGCGGCAACGTCGACATCCCCTACGACGAGATCCGGCGGTCGCTCCAGATCATCCACCAGGACCCCGGCAGCGCGCTCAACCCGAACCGCCGAGTGATGAAGATCCTCGAGGCACCACTCAAGCGCTGGCAGTCCGGGATGAGCGCCGGCGACCGTCGCCGAGAGGTGCGATCGATGCTCGAGCGGGTCGGGATGACGCCGCCGGACGACTACGCCGGGCGGTACCCCCACCAGCTCTCGGGCGGCGAGCAACAGCGGGTCGCGCTCGTCCGCGCGCTGCTGATGGACCCCGACCTGATCCTGGCGGACGAGGCGATCTCGGCGCTGGACGTCTCCCTGCGCGTCGAGATGATGGACCTGCTGCTCGAGTTGCAGGGGCAGTTCGACACGTCGTTCGTGTTCGTGTCTCACGACCTCTCGAACGCGCGATACCTGGCCGCTCACGCCGGCGGCCGAATCGGCGTGATGTATCTCGGCCAGCTGGTCGAGATCGGCCCCGCAGAGCAGGTCATCAATAACCCGAAACACCCCTACACGAAGGTGCTCCGGTGGGCGACGCCGGATCTCCACGCCGGGACCGACGCGGCGGAGCCGCCGGTTCGAACGATCGACGTTCCCGATCCGACGGACCCGCCGAGCGGGTGCCGGTTCCACACGCGGTGTCCCGAGGCGCGCGAAGCGTGCCGGCGAGCCAGCCCCGCCCCCGTCGATGCGGGCTCCGACCACGAGGTGGCGTGCTTCCGCGAACTCGACGACCACGAGTACTGGTCGACGCCGTCGCTCACCGGAGCGGACGAACCGACCGACGGGCCGTCCGCATCCTCCGATTGA
- a CDS encoding glycoside hydrolase family 3 N-terminal domain-containing protein, whose protein sequence is MTGSETASQSEDCPVPDLERMTLAEKAGQLVGAFVGSMGDVDLNVDDAAALVRDAGVGTIAAFGIGVSTYHDPERVAEIANRLQRVALEETRHGIPLLLPVDAVHGHAYVDGATVFPHGLGVAATRNPALARTAGEITAAEMRATGATLNYGPTCDVARDPRWGRTFETYGESPLLCGTFARETVRGLESDEGSPRVAATAKHFPAYGDPAGGEDAAAVDRSPSTIHQLFVPPFVEAIDAGASVVMPCYNSIDGEPAHGSRRYLTELLRERLGFDGPVASDWGGIDHLHEDHRVTATQRDSARTTIEAGLDLISIGREEYAAHVRDLVESGELSEERLDEAVARILALKASLGLFEDPYVDVETVRTTIGSSAHRAAALRAARESQTLLENDGVLPLSADVDSILVAGPNAASLRNQYGGWSVQEPDPASGSTILDGLETRAGDELTVRYEQGATLRERRDLDAAADAAADADVAVVAVGEGWYYHEFGPRELVGPTGSFPTRSQLELPPAQRDLLEAVHETGTPLVVVAIAGRPLSLSWSAANADALLYSYYPGSEGGEAIADVLFGNYNPSGRLPISVPRSADDLLTTFNHFAHPTPIGADEHPDTYDPLYEFGHGESYTEFVCSDLSVADSRIGPAESIAASITVENVGDRPGDRSLDFFLRDEVSSRVRPVCEHVGFARVSLAPGESTTAEVTIPNDALAVTDSSGRTAVEPGTFELSCEGCSATVTVESSAERR, encoded by the coding sequence ATGACCGGTTCAGAGACCGCTTCCCAGAGCGAGGACTGTCCAGTACCCGATCTCGAGCGCATGACGCTGGCCGAGAAGGCCGGACAACTCGTCGGCGCGTTCGTCGGATCGATGGGCGACGTCGACCTGAACGTCGATGACGCGGCGGCGCTCGTCCGCGATGCGGGCGTCGGAACGATCGCTGCGTTCGGAATCGGCGTCTCCACGTATCACGATCCAGAGCGGGTCGCCGAGATCGCAAACCGGCTCCAGCGGGTCGCACTCGAGGAGACGCGCCACGGAATCCCCCTGTTGCTCCCCGTCGACGCCGTTCACGGACACGCGTACGTGGACGGGGCGACGGTGTTTCCCCATGGGCTCGGGGTTGCCGCGACCCGCAACCCCGCGCTCGCGCGGACGGCCGGCGAGATCACGGCGGCAGAGATGCGGGCGACCGGCGCGACGCTCAACTACGGTCCGACGTGTGACGTGGCCCGGGACCCGCGCTGGGGACGAACGTTCGAGACCTACGGCGAGAGCCCGCTGCTGTGCGGGACGTTCGCCCGGGAAACGGTCCGCGGCCTCGAGTCCGACGAGGGGAGTCCGCGCGTCGCCGCGACGGCGAAACACTTCCCCGCCTACGGCGACCCCGCGGGCGGCGAAGACGCCGCGGCGGTGGACCGGTCCCCGAGCACGATCCACCAGCTGTTCGTCCCGCCGTTCGTCGAGGCGATCGACGCCGGTGCGTCGGTGGTGATGCCGTGTTACAACTCGATCGACGGCGAGCCGGCCCACGGCTCGCGGCGGTATCTGACCGAACTCCTGCGCGAGCGGCTCGGATTCGACGGCCCCGTGGCCTCGGACTGGGGCGGGATCGACCACCTTCACGAGGACCACCGCGTGACGGCCACCCAGCGCGACTCGGCGCGGACGACGATCGAGGCCGGGCTCGACCTGATCTCGATCGGCCGCGAGGAGTACGCGGCCCACGTTCGGGACCTCGTCGAGTCGGGCGAGCTCTCGGAGGAGCGACTCGACGAGGCCGTCGCTCGGATCCTCGCGCTCAAGGCGTCGCTCGGCCTCTTCGAGGACCCGTACGTCGACGTCGAGACGGTCCGGACCACGATCGGCTCGTCGGCCCACAGGGCGGCCGCGCTGCGAGCGGCCCGCGAATCCCAGACGCTCCTCGAGAACGACGGCGTGCTCCCGCTGTCCGCGGACGTCGACTCGATTCTGGTCGCGGGACCGAACGCTGCGTCGCTCCGCAACCAGTACGGCGGGTGGAGCGTTCAGGAACCGGACCCGGCGTCCGGATCGACGATCCTCGACGGACTCGAAACGCGGGCCGGCGACGAGCTGACGGTCCGCTACGAGCAGGGCGCAACCCTCCGGGAACGACGGGACCTCGACGCGGCCGCGGACGCGGCGGCCGACGCGGACGTGGCGGTCGTCGCCGTCGGCGAAGGGTGGTACTACCACGAGTTCGGTCCGCGGGAACTCGTCGGGCCGACCGGAAGCTTCCCGACCCGATCCCAACTCGAGTTGCCCCCAGCCCAGCGCGACCTGCTCGAGGCGGTCCACGAGACCGGGACGCCGCTGGTGGTCGTCGCGATCGCGGGGCGGCCGCTGTCGCTCTCCTGGAGCGCCGCCAACGCCGACGCGCTGTTGTACTCCTACTATCCGGGAAGCGAAGGCGGGGAGGCCATCGCGGACGTCCTGTTCGGGAACTACAACCCGTCGGGTCGACTCCCGATCAGCGTTCCGCGCTCGGCGGACGATCTCCTGACGACGTTCAACCACTTCGCGCACCCGACGCCGATCGGTGCCGACGAACACCCCGACACGTACGATCCCCTCTACGAGTTCGGCCACGGCGAGAGCTACACCGAGTTCGTGTGTTCGGACCTGTCGGTCGCGGACTCGCGGATCGGCCCCGCCGAATCGATCGCCGCGTCGATCACCGTCGAAAACGTCGGCGACCGGCCGGGCGATCGCTCGCTCGACTTCTTCCTGCGGGACGAGGTGAGTTCGCGGGTTCGCCCCGTCTGCGAACACGTCGGGTTCGCACGGGTCAGCCTCGCGCCCGGTGAGTCGACGACCGCCGAGGTGACGATTCCCAACGACGCGCTCGCCGTGACCGATTCCAGCGGACGAACGGCGGTCGAGCCGGGGACGTTCGAACTCTCCTGTGAGGGCTGTTCGGCGACCGTCACGGTCGAGTCGAGCGCCGAGCGACGGTAA
- a CDS encoding TrmB family transcriptional regulator → MDTQMLRGALEDAGLTGQQAEVYLTLLEAGSSPVVEIAHQSSVSSSRIYDVVRSLEEEGFVETLERDRLFARPREPVDVLNRLRRKSEMFADAAGEIEDRWERPDPQDSRISVLKRTETVLRSTGDAIAESSVSVALAATPEQLEELRPTIETAAENGVLIQIAIYDAGETDVPDIDGVLEVRRCPIPGPFLAIVDRRYAFFAPNVHSDRSYGITIGDEILSFIMHWYFRTCVWAHNERLHVDRTQVPTYVSIERFVHDAASLLRDDAGMTLRVIGHRTATGERVELHGELVWATWGSRLGLPNEPTYTDLAGQVTLFLETEGKVVSIGGWGALYEDVEAEIIRVEGIDFPDP, encoded by the coding sequence ATGGATACACAGATGCTCCGAGGGGCGCTCGAGGACGCCGGGTTGACCGGCCAGCAGGCGGAGGTGTACCTGACGCTGCTCGAGGCGGGCTCGTCTCCAGTCGTCGAAATCGCACACCAGTCGTCGGTCTCGTCCTCCCGGATATACGACGTCGTCCGGTCGCTGGAGGAGGAGGGGTTCGTGGAGACGCTCGAGCGCGATCGATTGTTCGCTCGACCGCGCGAACCGGTCGACGTCCTCAATCGACTGCGACGGAAAAGCGAAATGTTCGCGGACGCCGCCGGCGAGATCGAAGACCGCTGGGAGCGGCCGGATCCCCAGGACTCGCGGATCAGCGTCCTGAAACGGACCGAAACGGTCCTCCGGAGCACCGGGGACGCGATCGCCGAATCGTCCGTCTCCGTCGCGCTGGCCGCGACACCGGAGCAACTCGAGGAGTTACGGCCGACGATCGAGACCGCGGCCGAGAACGGCGTGCTGATCCAGATCGCGATCTACGACGCCGGCGAGACGGACGTTCCCGACATCGACGGCGTCCTCGAAGTTCGGCGCTGCCCCATTCCGGGGCCGTTCCTGGCGATCGTCGACCGCCGGTACGCGTTCTTCGCCCCGAACGTCCACAGCGACCGCTCCTACGGGATCACGATCGGCGACGAGATCCTCTCGTTTATCATGCACTGGTACTTTCGGACGTGTGTGTGGGCGCACAACGAACGGCTCCACGTCGATCGAACCCAGGTGCCGACCTACGTGAGCATCGAGCGGTTCGTCCACGACGCCGCCTCGCTGCTCCGCGACGACGCGGGGATGACGCTGCGGGTGATCGGCCATCGGACGGCGACCGGCGAGCGCGTCGAACTCCACGGCGAGCTCGTCTGGGCGACGTGGGGCAGTCGACTCGGCCTGCCCAACGAACCCACGTACACGGATCTCGCCGGACAAGTCACGCTCTTTCTCGAGACGGAGGGGAAGGTCGTCTCGATCGGCGGCTGGGGCGCGCTGTACGAGGACGTCGAGGCCGAGATCATTCGGGTCGAGGGGATCGACTTTCCGGACCCGTAA